One genomic window of Desulfosalsimonas propionicica includes the following:
- a CDS encoding IS630 family transposase, producing MLHAMNTQDGRKISPKAMEEIRIRAVQRVQDGESPEEVIKALGFSRACIYNWLARYRGGGWHALSSGKQSGRPSKLNGSHISWIHNTVRDKDPQQLKLPFALWTCSMVADVIKKKFGIKLSISSVSRLLRQLGFSPQKPLHRAYQQNPEEVAEWNRTVFPEIKKRAKKLGAKIYFADESGVRSDYHAGRTWAPKGQTPVVESTGARFSVNMIAAIDTRGSMRFMITKGTVNGEKVCEFLKKLMHDNEGPVFVIWDGHPTHKSKKVRDCIDSFDGRLEVYFLPSYSPSLNPAEQVFNNVKSHGTGRMAISGPDKFKSIIFGRLRKLQKLPRIIRSFFRHPDCAYILS from the coding sequence ATGCTACATGCCATGAATACACAAGACGGAAGAAAAATAAGCCCGAAAGCGATGGAAGAGATCCGCATCCGAGCGGTTCAGCGTGTCCAGGATGGGGAAAGCCCCGAAGAGGTCATTAAGGCCTTGGGGTTTTCCAGAGCCTGTATCTATAACTGGCTTGCCAGATACCGTGGCGGCGGCTGGCACGCCCTGAGTTCCGGCAAGCAAAGCGGACGGCCCAGCAAACTCAACGGCAGCCATATTTCCTGGATTCACAATACAGTCAGGGACAAGGATCCTCAGCAGTTGAAGCTGCCCTTTGCCCTGTGGACCTGCAGTATGGTCGCTGATGTAATCAAGAAAAAATTCGGCATCAAACTGAGCATCAGTTCGGTGAGCCGTCTTTTGCGGCAACTGGGCTTCTCCCCGCAGAAACCCTTGCACCGCGCCTACCAGCAGAATCCGGAAGAAGTTGCCGAATGGAACCGCACGGTTTTTCCGGAGATCAAAAAAAGAGCCAAAAAACTGGGTGCAAAGATATATTTTGCCGATGAATCCGGTGTCAGATCGGATTACCATGCCGGCAGAACCTGGGCGCCGAAAGGGCAAACCCCGGTCGTGGAAAGTACGGGTGCCAGGTTCAGCGTCAACATGATCGCGGCCATTGATACCCGGGGAAGCATGCGCTTTATGATCACCAAAGGCACGGTAAACGGTGAAAAGGTGTGCGAGTTTTTGAAAAAGCTCATGCATGACAACGAAGGCCCTGTATTCGTGATTTGGGATGGTCACCCGACTCATAAATCCAAAAAAGTAAGAGATTGTATCGATTCTTTTGATGGCCGACTGGAAGTTTATTTTCTGCCCTCTTATTCCCCGTCATTGAATCCTGCCGAGCAGGTTTTCAATAACGTAAAGTCTCATGGGACAGGAAGAATGGCGATCTCAGGTCCGGACAAATTCAAATCCATAATTTTCGGTCGCCTGCGAAAACTTCAAAAACTGCCCCGGATTATCAGGTCGTTTTTCCGGCATCCGGATTGTGCTTATATTTTATCGTAA